The genomic segment TCCAGCAATAGTTACATAAATTATGAAGCATGCATGCAACAGGATACTCTGGAGCTTTTAAAAGGATATGACATACCTTTATGTAATACATATACTTATATTATTACATAAAAAAGGGGTTACAGAACAGTGTAATCTCATTTATATAACAAAgtatacatacacattttaaagTCTAGAAGGATAGATACCAAACTGTTATTAACGGCCATCTCTGCCAGGACTGTTACTTGCTCTGAATtatgaaattttaatatatatgattTATCGTCAGAAAATCCATGATGATGTACGTgttttaaatgtgtgtgtttatgttttgtttgtttttcttaagatTCCTGGTTGGGGTAAGGAATTCCAAGACTGGAGATTAAAGACTGGCAAAATGTGGCAAAGTTGGTTTCATCACTTCAGATACCACTTAGTTCCAGGTCTGTGGTGAATTCTGCTTTGGATAGACATGATGGGGATTCATGGAGAGCCAACTCTAGAAAAGGAGACTGcctaattaataataattaattatataataattaattCTTCATTAATAATAAGAGTGGGAGCCCTTGCAGAGTGCTTTATGCTTCGCATCATATGTTTGATGCAAAGAGCGGTCCCGTGAGACGGGCAGAGCAGGAATTATCACCGAGGCAGATTCCTTGTGTAGGAAGCGGTGCCAGAAGACAGAACAGGACTGCAGTCAGGGGTCTGAACTCCCAGCCCTCCTCAAGCTCCTAGCCCATGCCTGGCACGGAGCGGGTCTCCAGGGCACCCTGGTACCTCCTCCTCCAAGTCAGTTCCCTGGGTCCACAGGCTGCTTCACTCTGCCTGCACCAGCTGCACCCTTCTTGTGTCTATTCTCTTTCAAGTGCAGCCACACTCAGTCTCCTTTCATCTGGGCCCTTCCCACTTCCGTTCCCTCACCCGGGAATGTTGTCTCCCTGTGTTCTCAGCCTCCTCCAATCTTACTTCTTCTGTCAGCTTCCAGGTCTCATTATTCTTCAAAACCTGTATCAAATACCATCCcttatgaaaagatgcaccaGCCCCCAGCTGGACACCGTCGCTCCTTTCCCAGGCCACACTCCCTGCCTTTCTCTTAAGACACATCTTGCTTATCTGAGGGTTCTCTGCGGGTGTGTGGTTTGTCTGGATCATATTGGAAGCTCTTTTGGGAAGGGTTTATGTCTCATTCATCTGTGTTTCCTCAGTGCTGGCCCCCCATGCAAATGGACTTTGGCTGATGAATGAGGGGTGAACAAGTAAAGAAGGGACCAGGCAGCTGATGGAGGGCAAGCCACGGATGgatggggaggggacagggatgGGCAGAGGTCGATGACTCCTCGAACCCAATGGCAGTGCTGGCCCCAGCCCCAGAGGCGATGCACTGCTGGCCAGCACATCCCCAGGGTAAACAACCTCGGGGCTCTGCTCCTGCAGGCCCTGCCCACATCATAAAACAGAAAGCGCTTCCTCTTCAGGGGCGGGTGGAGAAGTGGGGTGACTTAGGGGCTGAGCCTCAGCATCTGGGAGAGTTCATAAGCTGTGGCGCAGACCCCTCAGCTCCACGAACCCTCTTCTTCATCCCCCTGCTCTCTGGCCTCCAGCTCTCCCAGCAGCATGGCCTTTAATGGCAAGTACGAGATCGAGAGTGAGAAGAATTATGATGAGTTCATGAAGCGTCTTGGTGAGTGAGCTGCTAGGACACCTTCCCTGGGGGGGGGGTCTACCACAGCCAGCTCTGGGCCTGGAGCCCAAGCCCCTGGAGGCCCAGAGAAGCTTAGTTCCTAGGCCAAGGTCACATACCTAGTAATTGGTGAGGTGGAGAGCTGATTGGTTTTTTccttcaaacatttattgaacacctgcttTATGCAAGGGTCAACCCAATGCTACTGATGGAACACCTCAGCACGACTTGCCCAGGTCACATTGTAAATCAGTGGCAGACGGCATTAGAACCCAGGACTCTATAATGGATGATAAGTGGTATCACCACATCCTGCCTGGGGAGAGGTGACCAAGGGGGTTAGTATAGAGACCAGGTTTGACCAGCCACTCATtcactcagtcattcaacaaacatggcCTCTTATCAGCTTGGCATTGTGGGCAGCGATCAAAGATCCCACTCCTCTCACTGCTGGACTTGCAACACTGGTTGTGAAGAATATGTGAGACAGTAGCCTTGACAGTCCTGCAGAAATCTTGGTACGCTATCTATGTCCAGGGCAGTGCAACTGCCAATATTCAGAGAACAGCCCCAGTGGGCCTGTGCCCTACCTCCGTATGGTCAAAGGGAGCCTGAAAGGAGGGCATATGTGCCTTGGGCTCTTGGGGAGGCAAGAGCCCTTCTGAGCCAATTTCTGAGAGTGGCCCTGAAGGAACAGTGACTTGGCTTCACCTGCAACAGTCCAGTGTAGAACTGGAAGGGAGCCAGTCTCAGTTCTAGAACCAGTTCTGCATTAGTTTCTACCGGGATGCTAGAAAGCTCTTTCCTGCTTGGGGTCTTTATTTCCTAATCTGTGAGATATGAACATTAGAAGACAGCCTTGATGGCCCCATTCATTCTAGAACTTTGTAAGCTTGGCAAATTTCTGTTATGTTTCTGGCACAGTGCTATCAGAAGAGCAGCTATCATTTATTGTCAATTATGTGGCCAGAAGCTTTACAAGACACACTTAAATCCTTGGAACAGtccttattatccccattttgtggatgagaacactgagactcagagaggtagaGACTTGCCCAAGCTACATGGCTCATGTGCTTTGAATCATCACGTTAGCCTGCCACAGGGAGGAAAGCTCTTTCCCCAAAGCACAGGCTGTTAGCAGCTCTAACACAGCTGCTCTGCTTGTCCCCGGGCCAGGGCTCCCCAGGGACGCTATTGAAAAGGGCAGAAACTTCAAGATCGTCACAGAGGTGCAGCAGGAGGGGCAGCACTTCACCTGGTCCCAGCACTACCCGGGGGGCCACTCCATGACCAACAGGTTCACCATCGGCAAGGAGTGCGACATGGAGACCATGGGGGGCAAGAAGTTCAAGGTGAGAGGCGCTGGccacccctccttccttccccaagccTCTGCCTGACTTCCTGGTGTCAAACATTTCCTCTGGGGTTGCTC from the Manis pentadactyla isolate mManPen7 chromosome 2, mManPen7.hap1, whole genome shotgun sequence genome contains:
- the FABP6 gene encoding gastrotropin, encoding MAFNGKYEIESEKNYDEFMKRLGLPRDAIEKGRNFKIVTEVQQEGQHFTWSQHYPGGHSMTNRFTIGKECDMETMGGKKFKATVQMEDGKVVVDFPNYHQTSEILGDKLVEISTIGGVTYERVSKRLA